The following proteins come from a genomic window of Myroides odoratus DSM 2801:
- a CDS encoding glycosyltransferase family 2 protein, protein MQLSIIILNYNVRYFLEQCIKSVQSAIEGIEAEIIVVDNNSQDDSAEMMQALFPEMLYLANKENLGFPKGNNIGVKHAKGKYICILNPDTVVAEDTFHQLIALFERKEKLGIVGCRLIDGRGKFLPESKRGIPTYWRSLMKVTGFYKLFPSRSFTNGYYASHLPQHQNGTVEILVGAFMFMTRALYEELGGFDERFFMYVEDTDLSYSSLKLGYENYYLADTAVIHYKGESTNKDIEYVKRFHHGTQIFYEKHFRKSYVFEVMMRMVTLTFLFAKQKKKSPVLDVVAATWVISQSKTLKQQIETALQKTIYQFDNLDQLQEKVDQIGERNGDLIEIIFDGDYLTNKEIITFMRENYRSEIIYKIKPVNSLFLIGSNDSNSKGSVIILEE, encoded by the coding sequence ATGCAATTATCTATAATTATTTTAAACTATAATGTTCGGTACTTTTTAGAGCAATGTATTAAATCCGTGCAATCCGCGATCGAAGGGATTGAGGCGGAAATTATAGTAGTTGATAATAATTCGCAAGACGATAGTGCGGAGATGATGCAAGCCTTGTTTCCAGAGATGCTCTATTTAGCGAATAAGGAGAATCTCGGTTTTCCCAAAGGCAATAATATTGGAGTAAAACACGCAAAGGGAAAATACATTTGTATACTCAATCCCGATACAGTTGTAGCAGAAGATACCTTTCATCAATTGATTGCTCTTTTTGAGCGCAAAGAAAAGCTAGGTATTGTGGGGTGTCGATTGATTGATGGTCGGGGAAAATTTCTACCCGAATCTAAAAGAGGAATTCCAACCTATTGGCGTTCTTTGATGAAGGTTACAGGGTTTTATAAACTATTTCCTTCTCGATCTTTTACAAATGGATATTATGCCTCTCATTTACCTCAACATCAAAATGGAACGGTAGAGATATTAGTTGGCGCGTTTATGTTTATGACTCGTGCTTTATACGAAGAATTAGGCGGTTTTGACGAACGATTTTTTATGTATGTAGAAGATACCGATTTATCCTATTCTAGTTTAAAATTGGGGTATGAAAACTATTATTTAGCGGATACGGCAGTTATTCACTACAAAGGAGAAAGCACCAATAAAGATATTGAATACGTCAAGCGATTTCATCACGGAACACAGATTTTTTATGAAAAGCACTTTCGAAAATCTTACGTTTTTGAAGTAATGATGCGCATGGTTACCTTGACATTTTTGTTTGCCAAACAAAAAAAGAAAAGTCCCGTATTAGATGTTGTTGCAGCAACTTGGGTAATCAGTCAAAGTAAAACGTTGAAACAGCAAATTGAAACAGCGTTACAAAAGACTATTTACCAATTCGACAACCTAGATCAACTGCAAGAAAAGGTGGATCAAATAGGTGAAAGGAATGGAGATTTAATAGAAATTATCTTTGATGGGGATTATTTAACTAATAAAGAGATCATTACCTTTATGCGTGAAAATTATAGATCAGAAATAATTTATAAAATTAAACCTGTGAATTCTTTGTTTTTGATTGGTAGTAATGATAGTAATAGTAAAGGATCCGTGATAATTTTAGAAGAATGA
- a CDS encoding dihydrolipoamide acetyltransferase family protein — protein MAKFELKLPKMGESVAEATITNWLKNVGDRIEADETVLEIATDKVDSEVPSEVEGTLVEILFQVDDVVQVGQTIAIIETEGGEVASTPAATSTPTVAAVEQTVNVAQEAAAPVDFSASEKFFSPLVKNIAKEEGISLSELEAIQGTGKEGRVTKNDILAYVEQRGSQPQAAAPVAKAEVAKPTAAPAAAAKAVPVSVNGGDEIVEMDRMRKLISGYMVQSVQTSAHVQSFIEVDVTNIVKWRDKVKGAFEKREGEKLTFTPIFMEAVAKALKDFPGMNISVDGDFIIKKKNINLGMAAALPNGNLIVPVIKNADQLNLVGMAKAVNDLGNRAKAGKLKPDDTQGGTYTVTNVGTFGSVFGTPIINQPQVGILALGAIRKVPAVIETPEGDFIGIRQKMFLSHSYDHRVVDGALGGSFVKRVADILEAWDINREI, from the coding sequence ATGGCAAAGTTCGAATTGAAATTACCCAAAATGGGAGAAAGTGTTGCGGAAGCAACCATTACAAACTGGTTGAAGAATGTAGGGGATCGCATTGAGGCTGATGAGACAGTATTAGAAATCGCAACGGATAAAGTTGACAGTGAAGTTCCATCAGAAGTAGAGGGAACTTTGGTTGAAATATTATTTCAAGTAGACGATGTTGTTCAAGTAGGACAAACTATCGCTATCATTGAAACTGAAGGAGGAGAAGTTGCTTCAACTCCAGCTGCTACATCAACTCCAACAGTGGCAGCCGTAGAACAAACAGTAAATGTAGCACAAGAAGCTGCTGCACCAGTAGATTTTTCAGCTTCTGAAAAATTCTTTTCACCTTTAGTTAAAAACATCGCAAAAGAAGAGGGAATCTCTTTAAGTGAGTTGGAAGCTATCCAAGGAACAGGAAAAGAAGGAAGAGTAACGAAAAATGATATTTTAGCTTATGTTGAACAAAGAGGTTCTCAACCACAAGCGGCAGCTCCAGTAGCTAAAGCAGAGGTTGCTAAACCTACAGCTGCACCAGCGGCTGCAGCTAAAGCAGTACCTGTTTCTGTAAATGGAGGAGACGAAATTGTTGAAATGGATCGTATGCGTAAACTGATTTCAGGTTACATGGTACAATCGGTTCAGACTTCTGCTCACGTACAATCATTTATCGAAGTAGACGTTACGAATATCGTAAAATGGAGAGATAAAGTAAAAGGAGCTTTTGAAAAGAGAGAAGGTGAAAAATTAACATTCACACCAATTTTCATGGAAGCTGTTGCTAAAGCATTAAAAGATTTCCCAGGAATGAATATTTCTGTTGATGGTGATTTCATCATCAAGAAAAAGAATATCAACTTAGGAATGGCTGCTGCATTACCAAACGGAAACTTAATTGTACCTGTAATTAAAAATGCAGATCAATTGAATTTAGTAGGAATGGCTAAAGCGGTTAATGACTTAGGAAACCGTGCGAAAGCTGGGAAATTAAAACCAGACGATACACAAGGAGGAACGTATACAGTTACAAACGTGGGTACTTTTGGTAGTGTATTTGGTACGCCAATCATCAATCAACCACAAGTAGGTATTTTAGCTTTAGGAGCTATTCGCAAAGTACCTGCAGTTATTGAAACACCAGAAGGAGACTTCATCGGTATTCGTCAAAAAATGTTCTTATCACACAGTTATGATCACCGTGTAGTAGATGGGGCATTAGGAGGTTCTTTTGTTAAGCGTGTAGCTGACATTTTAGAAGCTTGGGATATCAACAGAGAAATATAA
- a CDS encoding DUF1648 domain-containing protein gives MQIQNPILKIKPSPLERCLDVMNVVLLLIFIGTTCYYYGQLPETIPTHFNIAGEPDAYGDKITLFFLLGIGVFVFALLYYFQNKPHLFKHQITITADNIEEQYTKAIRMMRVLNTFTILLFSYIQYQAIQTALGKEEGLGQYFIIFVVIGGLLPLLTFVFSSKKKL, from the coding sequence TTGCAGATTCAAAACCCAATTCTAAAAATCAAACCTAGCCCGCTAGAGCGTTGTCTAGATGTAATGAACGTAGTACTACTTCTTATTTTTATAGGAACCACCTGCTATTACTATGGTCAATTACCCGAAACTATACCCACGCATTTCAATATAGCTGGTGAACCTGATGCATATGGAGATAAAATCACCCTGTTTTTCTTATTGGGAATCGGCGTATTTGTTTTTGCCTTGTTGTACTACTTCCAAAACAAACCCCACCTATTTAAACATCAGATAACAATAACCGCTGACAATATAGAAGAGCAATATACCAAAGCCATACGCATGATGCGCGTATTAAACACCTTTACAATCCTCCTATTTTCCTATATTCAATACCAAGCCATTCAAACTGCTTTAGGCAAAGAAGAAGGATTGGGTCAATACTTTATCATTTTTGTCGTAATTGGTGGCTTACTTCCTTTACTGACTTTCGTATTTTCTAGTAAAAAGAAACTTTAG
- a CDS encoding helix-turn-helix transcriptional regulator, whose amino-acid sequence MATNKLALLRYRILDECLQNRFRKWTLDDLIEKVADGLYEYEGIDTGISKRTIQMDIQTMRSDSLGYNAPIVVVDRKYYTYEDPQYSIKNSPINDADMEKLKEVVAILKHLNGFSQVDEMSEVIAKLDNSLLTRSTQAPNYIQMEGNPLLKGIKFISPLYEAIKNKQTLLIEYKSFKSKEASKNFYYPYLLKEYRNRWFLITRSSKGKHLLTLALDRITNVYALANEPYKEYQGVNFDRYFEDTLGVTKTEQDRAQKVILWVNQYHAPYVKTKPLHSSQQLLEENEKGIKIRLDVVLNFELEREILGFGEAIIVLSPRHLQRQIAKRVEKMHQQYLKEE is encoded by the coding sequence ATGGCAACAAACAAACTTGCATTATTGCGCTACCGTATTCTTGATGAATGTTTGCAAAATCGATTCAGAAAGTGGACGTTAGATGACTTAATTGAAAAAGTTGCTGATGGATTATATGAATACGAAGGAATTGATACAGGAATCAGCAAGCGCACCATTCAAATGGACATACAAACCATGCGTAGCGATAGCTTGGGGTATAACGCTCCTATTGTGGTTGTGGACCGCAAATACTACACCTATGAAGATCCGCAATACAGCATCAAAAACTCTCCGATTAACGATGCTGATATGGAAAAACTAAAAGAAGTTGTAGCTATCTTAAAGCATTTGAACGGATTTAGTCAGGTAGATGAAATGAGCGAAGTGATTGCAAAACTAGACAATAGTTTACTCACACGTAGTACACAGGCTCCGAATTACATTCAGATGGAAGGCAATCCTTTATTGAAGGGAATTAAGTTTATTAGCCCTTTATATGAAGCCATAAAAAACAAACAAACATTGCTGATTGAATACAAATCTTTTAAATCGAAAGAAGCGTCTAAGAATTTCTACTACCCCTATTTACTGAAAGAATACCGCAATCGTTGGTTCTTGATCACGCGTAGCAGCAAAGGAAAGCATTTACTTACTTTGGCCCTGGATCGAATTACCAATGTATATGCGCTTGCCAACGAACCTTACAAAGAATACCAAGGCGTTAATTTTGATCGATATTTCGAAGATACCTTAGGTGTAACAAAAACAGAGCAAGACCGAGCACAGAAAGTTATTCTATGGGTAAATCAATACCATGCGCCTTATGTCAAAACAAAACCGCTACACAGTTCACAACAACTGCTAGAGGAAAATGAAAAAGGAATCAAGATTCGTTTGGATGTGGTGTTGAATTTCGAATTAGAACGTGAAATCTTAGGTTTTGGTGAAGCGATAATTGTGCTCTCTCCTCGTCATTTACAACGACAGATTGCTAAACGCGTAGAGAAAATGCATCAACAGTATTTGAAAGAGGAATAA